The DNA region CGGCTGGCTTCCGCGAATGCCCGACAGTCTGGAACAACTCGACGGCCTCCTGCTCACGGTCCCCAAGAACCGGGTCGTGCAGCGCGACGGCATTCACTTCCAGGGCCAGCGCTACCTCGCTCCGACACTCGCCCCCTTCGTCGGGCACACGATCACAATCCGCTACGACCCGCGCGACATCTCCGAGATCCGCGTGTACGACCGCGACACATTCGTCTGCATCGCCGTCGACGAAGCCCACCCCAATCTCCGCCTCAGCCTCCGCGACATCGAAACCGCCCGCCGAGCCCGCCGCCGCGCACTCCGACACACCATCAACGACCGCATCCTCACCGCCGTCACCCGCGACGAGCCACGCGATGAACCAGCCATTCATCGTCACCAAAGAGCACCGACGCTTCACCGAATTCGCGAACGCCGTCCGCAAAGAGAAAACCATCGGCATCTGCCACGGCGACGCCGGCGTCGGCAAGACCAACTCCGCCCGCCGCTACGCAAACTGGGACGCTCTGGAGCCCTACATCAACAAGTGGGGACCTCGCGGCGAGCACGACGCCAAGCACTACGCCCTCGCCAACCGATCCCGGACTGTCTTCTACACACCCGAGGTCCTCTGCAGACCCAAAGATCTCATGCACGACATCGACCGCTGGCAGGCAAAGGTCGAGATCTGCGCCGACGAACACCTCCGCTCGCGTGAGACCGAACCGACCACCACGCCGATCGGCATGTCTCACCTCGTGGATCTGCTCATCATCGACGAAGCCGAAAGGCTCACACCGACTGCGCTCGAGCTGCTCCGCGACCGCCACGACCGTGAACACCTCTCTATGATCCTCATTGGCATGCCCGGCATCGACCAACGGTTCCGCCACTACCCACAGCTCTACAGCCGACTCGGCTTCTCCCACCACTACCGAACCCTCGGCCGAGAAGAACTCCTCTTCGTCCTCGACCGCCACTGGAAACACCTAGGACAGCAACTCGACCCAGAGGACTTCACCGACGCGCAGGCGATAGCTGCGATCGAACGCATCACCCGTGGCAACTTTCCTCTCCTTGAACGGCTCTTCCCTCAGATCGCCCGAGTGCTGAAGATCAACGGGCTTGAGACCATCACCGACGACGTCATCGAAGCCGCAGCTAGCATCCTCGTCATCGGCAACTAACGCCGCCAAGCGATCACAGAACACCGCCACCGAGCGATCAACTCCACAGATCGACTCACGGCGTGTCGCGCACCTGGTCGGCGTCAACGACCAGTCCACCGAAAACGATCGTTTTCGGCAGCTCTCGCGCAAGGCTGAGGCATAGGGTTGCCTGATCGACCCGGACCCTGTCGACGGCGGTGGTCCGGTCCGCTCGTCATGAGAGCGGTAGCCGGTCCACTCGTCGCAAGGGTGGTGCCGACGCCCCACTAATCGTCGAGACGGTCGAGAATCTCATTCATCTGGTCGATCTCTTCCTGCTGTGACGAGATGATCTGCTCACAGAGATCTTGGATCTCCGGGTCGCTGATGTCTGATTGCTCACACACCAGAATCGCTCGGGAGTGATGCGGGATCATGGAACGGAGGAACTGGTCGTTACCGACGAACGCTTCCGAGCGTCCCATGAAGAAGGCGGCAAGGAAAAGCGCGGCGAAACCGACGAGCAAGCTGATATTCGCGGCTTTGTTCGGGAACATCTTCCACATGACGATGACCATGATGATGCCCATTGGGAAGACCATCATCAGTGCCATGTAGAGGTTGCTGACGTTGAGGAAGAGATCGTCCAGAACGTTGATCATCGCGAACGTGAGGAAGTACATCACAATGAAGCTGAGCGATAGCGAGATGGCGAGCTTAAGGTAGCTCGACATCCCGCCCTGATTATTCCCCTGGGAGTGGCCGGCCGGCGGGCGTGAACCGTTGTCGGTGTGCTGGCTTGTCATAGCGACTCCAGTAGTGCAACGCACGCCTGTTCGCAGCGTCGGCATGCCTCAGCGCAGATCGTGCAGTGCTCATGCATGGTGTGCTGTTCACACTCGTTGGCACAGCTCGAGCAGGCCGTTCGAGATGCTTCGAGGGCGGCGCGGGTGAGGCTAGCGTCGTGCCCGGTGTGTCGGGAGAGGATACGGGCAGTGGTCGCGCAGAGGTCTGCACAGTCCTGGTTCGTGCGGATGCACTTGGTCAGGTCAGCAACCATGTCCTCGCTGAGGCAGGCGTCGGCGCACGCGGTGCAGGCTTGCGCGCATTCGAGACACGCGTCGATGCAGTCGACGAGCTTCGTGTGATCGATTTCGCCCAGATCTTTCGGGTATGTGCGGAGCATTTCTTCGGTGACTGTCATGAGTGAAATCCTTTCGTGAACCACGAAAGGTACGCTCGCATCGCCCGCGCAGTGAGGCCCTTGAATACCCCGCTGGGGTCTGGTAACCCGGTACCGATACGCCGCCGCGCGGCGCAGGTCAGCTTGTGAGCTGAACAGAGTCGGCGACCACGTTCGCCTAGCGGGAACAGAAACGAAACCATTGAGTTAGATACCCCCAGGGGGTATACTCGAGGCGTGAACGGGTACGACGGAAGCAAGGACGACCTGCGCAAGCGGTTGAATCGCGTCGAAGGCCAGGTGCGGGGGATCTCCCGGATGGTTGATGAGGACAAGTACTGCATCGACATCCTTACGCAGGTCTCTGCGGCGACGAAGGCCCTAGAGACGGTGGCGTTGTCGTTGCTTAGCGATCATCTGAGTCACTGCGTCGCTCAGGGAAGTGCTGAGGGGGGCAACTTCGCAGCGGAGAAGG from Microbacterium sp. SY138 includes:
- a CDS encoding AAA family ATPase encodes the protein MNQPFIVTKEHRRFTEFANAVRKEKTIGICHGDAGVGKTNSARRYANWDALEPYINKWGPRGEHDAKHYALANRSRTVFYTPEVLCRPKDLMHDIDRWQAKVEICADEHLRSRETEPTTTPIGMSHLVDLLIIDEAERLTPTALELLRDRHDREHLSMILIGMPGIDQRFRHYPQLYSRLGFSHHYRTLGREELLFVLDRHWKHLGQQLDPEDFTDAQAIAAIERITRGNFPLLERLFPQIARVLKINGLETITDDVIEAAASILVIGN
- a CDS encoding DUF305 domain-containing protein, encoding MTSQHTDNGSRPPAGHSQGNNQGGMSSYLKLAISLSLSFIVMYFLTFAMINVLDDLFLNVSNLYMALMMVFPMGIIMVIVMWKMFPNKAANISLLVGFAALFLAAFFMGRSEAFVGNDQFLRSMIPHHSRAILVCEQSDISDPEIQDLCEQIISSQQEEIDQMNEILDRLDD
- a CDS encoding four-helix bundle copper-binding protein is translated as MTVTEEMLRTYPKDLGEIDHTKLVDCIDACLECAQACTACADACLSEDMVADLTKCIRTNQDCADLCATTARILSRHTGHDASLTRAALEASRTACSSCANECEQHTMHEHCTICAEACRRCEQACVALLESL
- a CDS encoding metal-sensitive transcriptional regulator, encoding MNGYDGSKDDLRKRLNRVEGQVRGISRMVDEDKYCIDILTQVSAATKALETVALSLLSDHLSHCVAQGSAEGGNFAAEKVREANEAIARLVRS